Below is a genomic region from Candidatus Flexicrinis proximus.
CGTACTGGATCGTCAGCAGCTTCAGCGCAAGGGCGATACCCCGGCGGCGGTACGCGCTGTGTACGCCGGTCAGTCCGTTGAACATCGCCTCAGGCATCCCCGGCTCGTTGTACACGCCGGCCAGTCCGACGTACGTCTCCCCGTCCGCTGCGATGAACTGGCTCTCCGCGCGGTACCACCCGGCATTGATCACGATCCGCAGCCAGTTCTCGTAAATCGGGAACCCGCCGGTCGATCCCGGCTCGTCCAGCACGGCTTGCCGGTTGAGGTCGTAGAGCCGGCGCAGCGCCGCTTCGGTCTTGCCGGTGTCCGCCAGCGTGAAGAAACGGATGCCGCCGGCTTCGGCGCGTGCCAGCGTATCCGCGAAGGCGGCCGCGTCAAACGTATCGAGGTCCAGTGTCGAGTCAAAGACGTGATGGCTGACGGTAAATCCGCGCTTCTGCAAGGACAGCGACTCCCGGGCTGTCGTCGCGGATTTCGACCGGCATCACCGTACATCCGTGTTCTGTCGCGTATGCCAGTGCCGCCTCCAACAACAGCGACCCGATCCCCTGTCTACGGTGTGCTGGATCAACCACAAGTTCGAGGTTGAGCAGTCCGGCCGGCTGCGATGGATAGCGGATCACCATCGCATACCCGTTCACCCGCCCGTCCGCGTCCTCGGTGACCCACCGCCGCCAGTGCTTTCCCGGCATTGTCCGTGCTTCATCTTCCAGCAGCCCGTCGACGCTGACCGGCTCCGTACTGACCAGCGAAAGCAGTTCCGCGATTCGCTCAAAGTCCTGTTCCGGCACAGCCTGTCTTAAGTTCATGACGCCTCGCTATAGTTCACAAAGGTTCAGATAGTTTAGCGGAAACGAAAACGCGCGACCACACGGCCGCGCGCTGCATCAATTCCACCGGTTCACTGGTGTCCGCGACCGGCCCTCGTCCTCAGCGCGCCCAAAAGCTTTCGCTCAGGTATTTGTAGGCGTTGTCGGGAACAGGGTGACGACCACGCCGGATTGCCCTTCGTCAGCCAGCCGCTCGGCCACGCGCAGCGCACCCGCCATCGCCGCCGCCGCTGAGTGCCGACCAGATAACCTTCCTCGCGCGCCAGCCGCCGCGCCATCTCGTAGCTGTCTTCGGTGCTGACGCCGAAGTCCTCATCTGCGAGCGTTTCGCTGTAGATTCCCGGCTTAATGGCCGTCTCCATGTGCTTCCAGCCCTCAACGCCGTGAAATGGCGAGTCCGGCTGCAGCGAAATCACCTGAATATCCGGGTTGAATGCCTTCAGGCCTCGACCCGTCCCCATCAACGTGCCGGACGTTCCCAGCCCCGGCGACAAAGTGCGTGACTTTGCCGTGGGTCTGCTGCCAGATTTCCGGCGCGGTGGTATGATATGCGCCTGCCAGTTGGCCGGATTATTGTACTGGTCGGCATAGTAGTAGCGGTCCGGATGGGCGGCCAACTCCAGCGCGGACGGCACGAATTGCCCCCGTCCGAGCCTTCCATCGGGTCGGTCAGCACCAGCTCCGCGCCGTACGCCCGAAGAATGGCGATACGTTCAGGGCTGGCGTTTCCCGGCACATAGAGCCTGACGCGAAAGCCCTTGGCGGCGCCCAGCATCGCGTACGCAATACCCGTATTGCCGCTCGTGCTATCCAGCAGGATCTTATCGTCCGTCAGCTTCCCGTGCTCCAGCGCATCGCGAACGATCGCCAGCGCGGCGCGGTCTTTGACGCTGCCGCCCGGATTCGCCCATTCGGCCTTAGCGTAGACGTGGATATTCTCCGGCAGATGCGCCGTGATACGCGTAAATCCGAGCATCGGGGTGTTCCCGATTTGCGCATCAAGCCGCTGCGCCGCGCGGACATTGGCGGTTATCATCGGGGTTTGTGCAAGTGCGACCATTATTGTGTGACCAGCCTTCCGGTTCATTTCAATCAGCAGGGATTACGTCAGTGGTGCGGCCTTCGCTCAGATTCCCGTCTTGCGCTGATGCTGGATTGGGCCGCGGAAGCAAAAACGGCTGGCATACGACAAACAAAAACGCGGGGGCACGCCCTCCTCCAGAGTGGAGAGGGGTCATCCCGCGTTCGGGTTCATCGAATGCCAGCCGTTGAAATCGGCGGCGATGTCAATGTGTGCCTATCGCGGAAGGGTCCCCTCGTTGCGACAGACAACACAACACAATGCGTTTGACATGGTAATGCCTCGTTGAGTGGCGTATCAGCCACCGTTCACAAGTGTAGACTCGAAGTCCGCATCTTGTCAAACTAACAGTCGCTGAGAACCCCACTCATCTTACGGAACTGAATAAATTCGCAGCACATCAAAATCGACCGCGATACGCTGGCCTGGCCGGGTCGTCACCACTGTCAGGCCGGTGTATCCGCTTGAGTACAGCGAATCCCGGGCTTCTCCGACAAATACGTCGTTCACGTACAGTGCCAGATAGTCGCCGTCACAGACCGCCCGGATGCGGTTGCTCGCGCCCGTGTCGATCCCCCCGGTCTTGGTCCACGCCACCAGCGGGGTGACGTCGCGGCCCCGGCTGCGCCGGATGGTGCCGCTGCCATCCGCGCCGATCAGGAAATAGTAGCCTTCGCCGTTCGTGTTGGCCCTGCAGATGATCCCGAAGCCGCTGCTGTCGTCGTCGCTCAGGTGGAAGGCGTCGACTTCGACGATTACGTTGGTCTGCGTCTGGTAATCGACCGAGAAGATGTACCGGCCGGCATCCGCCTCAAAGTGGAAGACGCCGTCACGGATCAGCACGCTGGCCGCCGCGACATCGGCCTGGTCCCAGCGCCCACTTCCGTCGAAGTTGTCGCGCAGCAGGAGTGCGCCGGGCGCAGCGGTACAGGATGGGCTTCCGTTACAGGCCGCGCAGGCACAGACCAGGATCAGCAGGATAGTACGGGAGAGCGTGTTGGCGTGTCCCATTCGAGGTGTTGCAGAACTGCGGGACGAGCGGCAGGCGTCTTAACGCAACACCAGCAGCGCGTCAGCCAGATGCTTCTGTACGATCCGGGAATTGGAAGCGGCGCCAGGCCTGGATGAAGGACTGTGCCAGGGTCGAGGCTTCGGTCTCCAGGTCAACCAGCGCCGCCTTCCAGCGCCTCGTCATCGGGACGGGTCTCGACGTGCGTACGCAGATGATCGGCAAAGACGACGACGTCATTCAGCCGCCGAGATGATCCTGAACGGCCTTGATCTCCGTGATGAACGCATCGGCTGATGCTCCCAACACGTCGCCAAAGTAGGCCGTCGCATAGCGGAGCTGCTTGAAGGCGATCCGCAGTGCATGCAGAGTCTGGTAGTCGGGGTGGGCATCGTCGGTGAACAGCGGGTCAAACCCGCGTACCGCCGCCAGCTGTTGATGCAGCAGGATCGGGACGATATGGCGCACTTCAACCGGAAGCGGCGCACTGTTCGCCAGCAGGTCGTCCGGGTCAAGCGCGAACTGCATCAGCCGGTCGGCCAGCGTCTTGAACTTTTTGTCAGCCCAGAGACCAGCTTGCGGTGCATACGGTCCCGCTGTGCTTTCGCGGTGGAAATCGGATGATGCAGCCCGGTGCGGTCCCGTGAAAACAGATCTTCTAAGAGGACATCCAGATCGCGAACTCTGCCGAGTAACTGCGCCTGCCAGCGCAGCGACCGCACAAGCTTCTTGACGCGCCTTGGGATGGTAGTACTGGCCGAGCAGCTGCAGCAGCGTACGCATGCGGCGTGTGGCGACGCGCATGTCGTGGATAAACTCCGGGTCGTCGCTGAGGCGCACGCCATCTTCCAGGGCCAGCAGCCGGATCGCATCGGCCAGGATGATCTTGCGTCCGGCGGTTGAGATCGTGTCGGTGGGTTCGATGGTCGAGAGCGCGGCAGTCAACGCGTCAAGTGGGTGAGGCGCGGATGGCTTCATCAGGTCTCCAGAATATTAAGACGTTTTTGCGCTGATGTTAAATACGTCTTAACATTTAGGTAACATGACTGAGAGGGAGATTAAACGCCGCTTGTGTTAAGAATAATCCGTAACACTATATGATATTGAGGGCCTCACAAAACCCTCGCGATTTGCGAGGGCGACGGAGGTTAAGCGGAGGGCATCATATAGCCTTCGCCGGCCACCGTGACAGGCCGGGGAATGCTTGTCTTCCTCGATCTTCTGGCGCAGCCGCGAGATATTC
It encodes:
- a CDS encoding GNAT family N-acetyltransferase encodes the protein MQKRGFTVSHHVFDSTLDLDTFDAAAFADTLARAEAGGIRFFTLADTGKTEAALRRLYDLNRQAVLDEPGSTGGFPIYENWLRIVINAGWYRAESQFIAADGETYVGLAGVYNEPGMPEAMFNGLTGVHSAYRRRGIALALKLLTIQYARAHGARTISTNNDERNAAMLAINRMLGYVPSAGHWVAQRRAE
- a CDS encoding CHAD domain-containing protein codes for the protein MRSLRWQAQLLGRVRDLDVLLEDLFSRDRTGLHHPISTAKAQRDRMHRKLVSGLTKSSRRWPTG
- a CDS encoding CHAD domain-containing protein — translated: MQFALDPDDLLANSAPLPVEVRHIVPILLHQQLAAVRGFDPLFTDDAHPDYQTLHALRIAFKQLRYATAYFGDVLGASADAFITEIKAVQDHLGG
- a CDS encoding winged helix-turn-helix domain-containing protein, whose protein sequence is MLRAVWGDNYTGDFSVLRVNISRLRQKIEEDKHSPACHGGRRRLYDALRLTSVALANREGFVRPSISYSVTDYS
- a CDS encoding GNAT family N-acetyltransferase yields the protein MNLRQAVPEQDFERIAELLSLVSTEPVSVDGLLEDEARTMPGKHWRRWVTEDADGRVNGYAMVIRYPSQPAGLLNLELVVDPAHRRQGIGSLLLEAALAYATEHGCTVMPVEIRDDSPGVAVLAEARIYRQPSRL